In the Drosophila teissieri strain GT53w chromosome 3R, Prin_Dtei_1.1, whole genome shotgun sequence genome, TCGATAGCGATGAGTGCCGTGAAACTATCGGTTAATTCACTTTTACcgttgaaaaatgttgttatgCAAAGAATTAAGTAAATTAAGATATTGCttttatatatagatagacATGATACATTTCCAACgtattcattttcattaaaacGAGGACGATGATTTGTTGAAATTTCCTAACAGCGAGCGACACTAACTGTTGCACCATCTCAAATGTTATGTGGAGCATGTAAACAACGCTAtctgatattatttatttatgtattaattATTGTGCTGTATTAAGAAAGACCAACCAGAGTAGACTacatattataaaataattccttgaaaatttaaaatgtaaaaaattcCAGGACAATAAATTGTCAGTTGAAAAGCGCATAAATGCTAGACTctgaaaaattataatattatatcatAAGATTTAGtgactaaaataaattttaagggAATATAAagcacaacaaataaatattataaaataaatgttttcaattaCATTATTATACAACTTCAGGGGAAAAGAGACGTTAAGTTGCCAAGTGCGACCTCTGAAGTATTCCGATTGCTGAACTAAAGTAGCAAGGCATTCAAACAAAACATATTCAATTTTCTGAAAGCCATAGCAAGGAATTCTAACAAAACATATTCAATTATGTGAAAGccatattttttaacaaataaataaaactaatttatttggcGCTTTTGTAACGGTTTTATGAAGCACTCGATGTATATCGCAAATGGCTTTAACCAATGACCACTTACAGCTGAGCAATaaatgccgaaaatcagtGTGACCGTTTGTCAATGTGCGAGAACGTAAGAAATCGGCGTCGCGTGGCTTGGACAGATTatcgaacaaaacaaaattcgacTAGAGAATCTGTTAAATTCGTTTTCATCCTCAAGAGTCCGCGGTGGACCCAAAGAATCTATGGCCACGGACACGGTGTCCAACGGCGAGAACTTCGCCCAGCACTTAACCAGCAACGGCGACGACGACGTGATCTGTCCCACATGCGACGTAAAGATCAAGCGCAGTCAGGTGGCTGATCACTGCCAAGTGGAGATGGAGCGATTGCACAATCCCATTAGCGCTGTCAATCCGCCGGCCCCAGTCGTCGCAGCAAGCGGCGCATCCGCGTCCGTGGAATCTGGTTCGGGATCCGGGGGCAGACAACCGTGGAGCGTCTTCCAGCGGGTGCAGCGCAACCGGCAGGCCCGTCAGCGTCAGCGCACCAGGAAGCGCCCGgcttctcctgctccagcCACTGCAAATCCTAcggcagcagctcctccgcctccagcagcagcaactccgtCCGTCGCTGCTGCCGAATCAAGCCAACCCACCTGTCCCGTGTGCAATCACAACTTTCCGCAGTCCAATATCCAAGAGCATGTAAATCAGTGCCTGCGCCAGAGCCGCCGAAATGGTCAGGCCAATGGGGAACGGCATTCGAGTGAGGACTCGGAGGACAGCGAGGAATACGAAGAGTATGAGTGGGCGGGACAGAAGCGCATTCGCGTGTCTACACTCGTGCAGGGAGGCTATTCTGCCCTGGGCCTGGGCCAGACGATCAAATACAATGGCAGCCAGCAGGCGcaggacgacgaggacgaggatctCAATGTGGACGAGGATGACACACACATCTACGGTCCTACACAGTACGGGGAGGGCGATGTGATCCCACTGGCCAACGAGGACACAGAGGGAAACGTATCCGAGGCGGATGTTACCAGCTATGTACGCCGGCTTATCTCCTCCAGCGATGGGCCCAAGCCCAACCATTCCAGCGAAGCCACCGAGCAAGAGACTGCCACTACCAGGAACGTGGAGGCTCCACCAGCCAGCGAGGAGCCATCTACGTCGCGATCCACGCGATCCACCTCTCAGAACCAGCAGCAGATCATCGAATCGCTGAAGGCCAAGCTGCGGCTCTACGAGAAGCAGGCGCAGGGCAAGTACAAGTGCCTGATCTGCATCGACGACTACAAGAATCCCGCCATCTCCGTGTCCTGCTGGCACGTCCACTGCGAGCAGTGCTGGCTGCAGACGCTCGGAGCTCGAAAACTGTGCCCGCAGTGCAATTCGATCACCACGCCGAAGGACCTGCGACGAATCTACCTGTAGACGTCCACCTCAGACTTGTTATCCCCGCTGCCAAATTGCTTGCGCCCTAAAATAGGCTTTGCATCCAACGCAGCTGTAGATGATAAACCCtatacatattatttatatagattACAAATACCGTTTATATTACGTGACATTACAATAAGCCTAACATGTAACTATTACAATAAACCGCAGAAAACATAATTAATATGTAAGTGTATTTAAATTAGCATGTAAAAAAGGATATAGCGTTTAAAGACATGCTAACCAGATCGATTTAAAAACGAGTTATTTtgaacgaaaataaaaatgccatcAAAACTATTAGTGCAATATTGTTTTCCGACCTTATTTTTGCCTTCGATAAACACTAAATAATAGTATGTCactacaaataaaaaataaatgtaatgagaagtaaaaagaaaaaaaatgtttacagtGTACCGTTTTGTTTCGATAAGCAAACGTATTATCGATAACTAAACATATAGATAATAGAACGTTTGCTTATCTATACAAAATGTTTGTGTTGAACACTAACGTCAACACTACAGAATGTTTCGTGTTGAAGTGGTTCATCAAAACGTTCAGTAATGAAGTGGTTCCTCACGCGCCCACTTCTATCTGTTTTCTGTCATAAATTTTCCACCATGACCAGCTCCGGTGCGTAGATCCCACCCAGTGGAAATTTTTGATATCTATTATCTAACTCTGTCTTCCTCGCAGGCGCCAATCCCTTTGTCCAGTTCCAGGCATCCTTTACCCAGGACGGCAATGTCTACAAGTATTTTGATCTGCCCTCCATCGACAGCAAATATGGTAAGAAGtcattattattgtttgttattaatattgcTATCTTTACAATTACATTAATCTCTACAGATTCGCTGCCCTTCTCCATTCGCATTCTGCTGGAATCTGCGGTGCGCAATTGCGACAATTTCCATGTGCTGGAGAAGGATGTGCAGAGCATCCTGGGATGGACTCCATCGCTGAAGCAGGGAACCAGCGATGTGGAAATTCCCTTCAAGCCAGCTCGTGTTATATTGCACGTAAGTATCCACGAATGGGGTAACGACATAAGTCCGCGCGACATATCTCCGTCGATCTAAAAACGACATATCTCCTCGGGGAGTTCGTCGTTTGAAACGTCGTATCTCTGCGCGGAATAATGTCGTTACAAAACGACATAGTTCCGCGAGGAGATATGTCGTTTTTAGTTTAACGGAGATATATCGTTTTGAAAGGCATCTACTTGTGGAAGGAGAAAATATGACGTTTGTATGAAACTTCCCTAGATATTGCCTACTTTCAGGACACTACTGGCGTTCCCGCCGTCGTGGACTTTGCTGCCATGCGGGATGCTGTCCGTGACCTGGGCGGCAATCCGGAGAAAATCAATCCCATCTGCCCGGCTGCTATGACCATCGACCATTCCATTCAAGTTGATTTTGTTCGCTCCTCGGACGCGTTGACCAAAAACGAGTCTCTGGAGTTTCAGCGCCATAAAGAGCGATTCACCTTCCTCAAATGGGGATCCCGCGCTTTCgataatttgcaaattttgccCCCCGGTGCTGGCATTGTGCATCAGGTTAACTTGGAGTACCTAGCCCAAATGGTCTTCGAGAGTGACAATTCAGATGGATCAAAGACCATTTACCCGGATAGCATCTTGGGCACTGACTCCCACACGACAATGATCAATGGTTTGGGTCTCCTAGCCTGGGGTATTGGCGGCATCGAGGGGGAGGCCGTGATGTTGGGCCAGTCCGTTTCCATGCTGCTGCCAGAGGTGATTGGCTATAGGCTAGAGGGCAAACTAGGCCCGCTGGTCACATCCACCGATCTGGTCTTGACCATCACCAAGCAGTTGCGTCAGCTAGGTGTCATCGGCAAGTTCGTGGAGTTCTACGGCCCCGGAGTGGCAGAGCTCAGCATTGCAGATCGCGCCACCATCAGCAACATGTGCCCGGAATATGGAGCCACTGTGGGTTTCTTCCCAATCGATGAAAGCACCCTGAGCTACATGCGCCAGTCCAGTGAGTCAATctaaaacattatttatgttGATTACTTGATGTCCATGGATTTTGTTCATTAGATCGCTCAGAGAAGAAAATCGATATTACCCGGCAGTATTTGAAGGCTACTCGACAGTTTCGTGACTATTCCCGTGAGGATCAAGATCCCCAATTCACGCAGGTGAGTGGCATTCGGGTTCACTATGGAATTTCATATTTACAAGCCGTTTCTTTGCCCTGCAGTCTATAACTCTGGATTTATCCACGGTGGTGAGCTCGGTTTCGGGGCCCAAGCGACCGCACGATCGCGTTTCCGTAACTAGCCTGTGCGAAGACTTCAAGTCGTGCCTTGTAAGTCCTGTCGGCTTCAAGGGATTCGCCATACCGCCGAGTGACTTGGCTGCCAGTGGTGAATTCCAATGGCATGACGGAAAGACCTATAAGATTAATCATGGTTCGGTTGTGATTGCTGCCATTACCTCCTGCACGAACACTTCGAATCCCTCGGTGATGTTGGGCGCTggtctgctggccaaaaatgcCGTGCAAAAAGGCCTGAGTGTTCTGCCTTACATCAAGACCTCATTGTCACCAGGATCTGGGGTGGTTACTCACTATCTCAGGGAATCCGGTGTCATTCCCTACCTGGAGCAGCTGGGCTTCAATATTGTGGGTTATGGTTGCATGACCTGCATTGGCAACTCGGGTCCGCTCGATGAGAACGTAGTGAACACGATCGAAAATAACGGACTGGTttgctgtggagtcctgtctGGAAACCGCAATTTCGAAGGTCGCATTCATCCCAGTACTAGGGCCAATTATCTGGCCAGTCCGCTGCTGGTGATTGCCTACGCAATTGCCGGTCGTGTGGATATCGATTTCGAGATCGAACCGTTGGGCGTGGATTCCAATGGCAAGGGGGTGTTTCTGCGCGACATATGGCCTGCACGCAGCGAGATTCAGGATGCGGAGCAGAAGTACGTTATTCCCTCCATGTACCAGGAGGTGTACAGTGAGTATAACTATCCAAGCAATTTTAAGAGCTCTATGCTTACTGTTCGCTATTCCAGGCAATATTCAGCTGGGATCGAGGGACTGGCAGACGCTGGAGGTGGCTGATAGCACGTTGTATCCGTGGAATGAAGATTCAACATACATTAAACTACCACCGTTCTTGAAGGGTATGACTCGTGAGCTGCCCAAACTTAAAGGTGTCGAGAAGGCTCGCTGTCTGCTGCTTCTCGGCGACTTTGTGACCACCGATCACATATCGCCAGCCGGCGCC is a window encoding:
- the LOC122620782 gene encoding E3 ubiquitin-protein ligase RNF220, yielding MATDTVSNGENFAQHLTSNGDDDVICPTCDVKIKRSQVADHCQVEMERLHNPISAVNPPAPVVAASGASASVESGSGSGGRQPWSVFQRVQRNRQARQRQRTRKRPASPAPATANPTAAAPPPPAAATPSVAAAESSQPTCPVCNHNFPQSNIQEHVNQCLRQSRRNGQANGERHSSEDSEDSEEYEEYEWAGQKRIRVSTLVQGGYSALGLGQTIKYNGSQQAQDDEDEDLNVDEDDTHIYGPTQYGEGDVIPLANEDTEGNVSEADVTSYVRRLISSSDGPKPNHSSEATEQETATTRNVEAPPASEEPSTSRSTRSTSQNQQQIIESLKAKLRLYEKQAQGKYKCLICIDDYKNPAISVSCWHVHCEQCWLQTLGARKLCPQCNSITTPKDLRRIYL
- the LOC122619248 gene encoding cytoplasmic aconitate hydratase isoform X1, producing MKWFLTRPLLSVFCHKFSTMTSSGANPFVQFQASFTQDGNVYKYFDLPSIDSKYDSLPFSIRILLESAVRNCDNFHVLEKDVQSILGWTPSLKQGTSDVEIPFKPARVILHDTTGVPAVVDFAAMRDAVRDLGGNPEKINPICPAAMTIDHSIQVDFVRSSDALTKNESLEFQRHKERFTFLKWGSRAFDNLQILPPGAGIVHQVNLEYLAQMVFESDNSDGSKTIYPDSILGTDSHTTMINGLGLLAWGIGGIEGEAVMLGQSVSMLLPEVIGYRLEGKLGPLVTSTDLVLTITKQLRQLGVIGKFVEFYGPGVAELSIADRATISNMCPEYGATVGFFPIDESTLSYMRQSNRSEKKIDITRQYLKATRQFRDYSREDQDPQFTQSITLDLSTVVSSVSGPKRPHDRVSVTSLCEDFKSCLVSPVGFKGFAIPPSDLAASGEFQWHDGKTYKINHGSVVIAAITSCTNTSNPSVMLGAGLLAKNAVQKGLSVLPYIKTSLSPGSGVVTHYLRESGVIPYLEQLGFNIVGYGCMTCIGNSGPLDENVVNTIENNGLVCCGVLSGNRNFEGRIHPSTRANYLASPLLVIAYAIAGRVDIDFEIEPLGVDSNGKGVFLRDIWPARSEIQDAEQKYVIPSMYQEVYSNIQLGSRDWQTLEVADSTLYPWNEDSTYIKLPPFLKGMTRELPKLKGVEKARCLLLLGDFVTTDHISPAGAIARNSPAARYLSDRGLTPRDFNMYSSRRGHDAVMVRGCFANIRLVNKLASKIGSLTLHVPSGEEMNVFDAAQRYASEGTPLVLIAGKDYGSGSSRDWAAKGPFMLGVRAVIAESFERIHRSNLVNMGIIPLQFLPGQSAETLKLSGKEVYNIVLPENLKPGQRIQVDAGGNVFETKLRFDTEVDITYYKNGGILKYMVRKMLDS
- the LOC122619248 gene encoding cytoplasmic aconitate hydratase isoform X2, whose protein sequence is MDSIAEAGNQRCGNSLQASSCYIAHIAYFQDTTGVPAVVDFAAMRDAVRDLGGNPEKINPICPAAMTIDHSIQVDFVRSSDALTKNESLEFQRHKERFTFLKWGSRAFDNLQILPPGAGIVHQVNLEYLAQMVFESDNSDGSKTIYPDSILGTDSHTTMINGLGLLAWGIGGIEGEAVMLGQSVSMLLPEVIGYRLEGKLGPLVTSTDLVLTITKQLRQLGVIGKFVEFYGPGVAELSIADRATISNMCPEYGATVGFFPIDESTLSYMRQSNRSEKKIDITRQYLKATRQFRDYSREDQDPQFTQSITLDLSTVVSSVSGPKRPHDRVSVTSLCEDFKSCLVSPVGFKGFAIPPSDLAASGEFQWHDGKTYKINHGSVVIAAITSCTNTSNPSVMLGAGLLAKNAVQKGLSVLPYIKTSLSPGSGVVTHYLRESGVIPYLEQLGFNIVGYGCMTCIGNSGPLDENVVNTIENNGLVCCGVLSGNRNFEGRIHPSTRANYLASPLLVIAYAIAGRVDIDFEIEPLGVDSNGKGVFLRDIWPARSEIQDAEQKYVIPSMYQEVYSNIQLGSRDWQTLEVADSTLYPWNEDSTYIKLPPFLKGMTRELPKLKGVEKARCLLLLGDFVTTDHISPAGAIARNSPAARYLSDRGLTPRDFNMYSSRRGHDAVMVRGCFANIRLVNKLASKIGSLTLHVPSGEEMNVFDAAQRYASEGTPLVLIAGKDYGSGSSRDWAAKGPFMLGVRAVIAESFERIHRSNLVNMGIIPLQFLPGQSAETLKLSGKEVYNIVLPENLKPGQRIQVDAGGNVFETKLRFDTEVDITYYKNGGILKYMVRKMLDS